One stretch of Campylobacter sp. CCS1377 DNA includes these proteins:
- a CDS encoding ComEA family DNA-binding protein, which produces MRKIFFLLFCMVGFVFAAININTATLEELKTLKGIGDAKAKAILEYRKDQNFTSIEDIKKINGIGDKIFEGIKNDIVVE; this is translated from the coding sequence ATGAGAAAGATTTTCTTTTTATTATTTTGTATGGTAGGTTTTGTCTTTGCTGCTATTAATATCAATACAGCAACACTTGAAGAGTTAAAAACCCTTAAAGGCATTGGAGATGCAAAAGCAAAAGCGATCTTAGAATACCGAAAAGATCAAAATTTCACTAGCATTGAAGATATCAAAAAAATCAATGGTATCGGAGATAAAATCTTCGAAGGCATTAAAAACGATATCGTTGTAGAATAA